A window of the Streptomyces sp. NBC_00250 genome harbors these coding sequences:
- a CDS encoding XdhC/CoxI family protein, which yields MLDIAEELHRWVEQGREFAVATVVAVGGSAPRQPGAALAVDSDGTAIGSVSGGCVEGAVYDLCQQALEDGKTVVERFGYSDEDAFAVGLTCGGIIDILVTPVRGGVFPAALAAAVTGEAAALARIVSGPEDLMGRALLVRPDGSYEGTLGGHPELDRTAAGEARAMLDAGRTGTVEIGEDGSRCGQPLTLLVESSVPAPRMIVFGAIDFAAALVRVGKFLGYHVTVCDARPVFATPARFPEADEIVVEWPHRYLESTEVDGRTVLCVLTHDAKFDVPLLHAALKLPVAYIGAMGSRRTHEDRNKRLREVGVTEIELARLRSPIGLDLGARTPEETALSIGAEIVANRRGGTGLSLTGAHTPIHHDGPREPAGRIGSVA from the coding sequence ATGCTGGACATCGCCGAAGAGCTGCACCGGTGGGTCGAGCAGGGACGCGAGTTCGCCGTCGCCACCGTCGTGGCGGTCGGCGGGAGCGCGCCCCGGCAGCCGGGCGCCGCGCTCGCCGTCGACAGCGACGGCACGGCGATCGGCTCGGTCTCCGGCGGGTGTGTGGAGGGTGCCGTATACGACCTCTGCCAGCAGGCACTCGAAGACGGGAAGACCGTCGTCGAGCGCTTCGGCTACAGCGACGAGGACGCCTTCGCGGTCGGTCTGACCTGCGGCGGCATCATCGACATACTCGTCACCCCGGTCCGCGGCGGGGTCTTCCCCGCCGCCCTGGCCGCCGCCGTCACGGGGGAGGCGGCAGCCCTGGCCCGGATCGTCTCCGGCCCCGAGGACCTCATGGGCCGGGCCCTCCTGGTCCGCCCCGACGGCTCGTACGAGGGGACGCTCGGCGGCCACCCCGAGCTGGACCGCACCGCGGCGGGCGAGGCCCGCGCGATGCTCGACGCGGGCCGCACCGGCACGGTGGAGATCGGCGAGGACGGCAGCCGCTGCGGACAGCCGCTGACCCTGCTCGTCGAGTCCTCGGTCCCGGCGCCCCGCATGATCGTCTTCGGCGCCATCGACTTCGCCGCCGCCCTCGTCCGGGTCGGCAAGTTCCTCGGCTACCACGTCACCGTGTGCGACGCGCGGCCCGTCTTCGCGACGCCGGCCCGCTTCCCGGAGGCCGACGAGATCGTCGTCGAATGGCCCCACCGCTACCTGGAGTCCACCGAGGTGGACGGCCGTACGGTGCTCTGCGTCCTGACGCACGACGCCAAGTTCGACGTGCCGCTGCTCCACGCGGCCCTCAAGCTTCCCGTCGCCTACATCGGCGCGATGGGCTCCCGCCGTACCCACGAGGACCGCAACAAGCGCCTCCGTGAGGTAGGCGTCACCGAGATCGAGCTCGCCCGCCTGCGTTCCCCGATCGGCCTCGACCTCGGGGCCCGTACGCCCGAGGAGACGGCTCTGTCGATCGGCGCGGAAATCGTCGCCAACCGCCGCGGCGGCACGGGCCTCTCCCTCACGGGCGCCCACACCCCGATCCACCACGACGGCCCCCGCGAGCCGGCGGGGCGCATAGGCTCCGTCGCCTAG
- a CDS encoding NCS2 family permease, producing the protein MTQSSVEPKTASEDAGSGSNVPAGRSWLDRYFHISERGSTVATEIRGGVTTFMAMAYILLLNPLILGGKDVDGNVLSQPALITATALAAAVTTLLMGFWGKVPLALAAGLSVSGVLSSQVIAVMTWPQAMAMCVAYGVVICLLVVTGLREMIMNAIPLAIKHAITIGIGLFIALIGFVKAGFVHENPSPGGGPVVLGPAGELAGWPVLIFAFTLLLIFALQARNVPGAILIGIVAGTIIAAVVNAVGDLPAKAWFAGPPELNGSAVSTPDFSLIGEVSFSGWGDVGYITITMIIFTLVLAGFFDAMATIIGVGSEAKLADSQGRMPGLSKALFIDGAGGVIGGGVGGSGQTVFVESATGVGEGARTGLSSVVTGAFFAACLFFTPITAIVPAEVASAALVVIGAMMMQNAKHVDWSDRSVAIPVFLTVVLMPFTYTITTGVAAGVISYTVIKTAQGKAREVGAFMWGLTAIFIVFFAIHPLESWLGVN; encoded by the coding sequence ATGACCCAGTCGTCTGTGGAGCCCAAGACCGCTTCGGAGGACGCGGGCTCCGGCTCGAACGTCCCCGCCGGCCGCTCTTGGCTCGACCGGTACTTTCACATCTCGGAGAGAGGATCCACCGTCGCGACGGAGATCCGCGGCGGCGTCACCACCTTCATGGCGATGGCGTACATTCTCCTGCTCAACCCCCTGATCCTCGGCGGCAAGGATGTGGACGGCAACGTCCTCAGCCAGCCCGCACTCATCACCGCGACCGCGCTCGCCGCCGCCGTGACCACCCTGCTGATGGGCTTCTGGGGCAAGGTCCCGCTCGCCCTGGCAGCCGGTCTCAGTGTCTCCGGCGTGCTGTCCTCGCAGGTCATCGCCGTCATGACCTGGCCGCAGGCCATGGCCATGTGTGTGGCCTACGGTGTGGTGATCTGTCTCCTGGTGGTCACCGGCCTCCGTGAGATGATCATGAACGCGATCCCGCTGGCGATCAAGCACGCGATCACCATCGGCATCGGTCTCTTCATCGCACTGATCGGCTTCGTCAAGGCGGGCTTCGTCCACGAGAACCCCTCTCCCGGTGGTGGCCCGGTCGTCCTCGGCCCGGCCGGTGAGCTGGCCGGCTGGCCGGTCCTCATCTTCGCCTTCACCCTGCTGCTGATCTTCGCGCTCCAGGCCCGCAACGTGCCCGGCGCGATCCTCATCGGCATCGTGGCCGGCACGATCATCGCCGCCGTCGTCAACGCCGTCGGCGACCTGCCGGCCAAGGCCTGGTTCGCCGGCCCGCCGGAGCTCAACGGCAGCGCGGTCTCCACGCCGGACTTCTCGCTCATCGGCGAAGTGTCCTTCAGCGGCTGGGGTGACGTCGGCTACATCACGATCACCATGATCATCTTCACTCTGGTGCTCGCCGGCTTCTTCGACGCCATGGCCACGATCATCGGCGTCGGCTCCGAGGCCAAGCTCGCCGACTCCCAGGGCCGGATGCCCGGCCTCTCCAAGGCGCTGTTCATCGACGGTGCCGGCGGTGTCATCGGCGGCGGCGTCGGCGGCTCCGGCCAGACCGTCTTCGTCGAGTCGGCCACCGGCGTCGGCGAGGGTGCCCGTACGGGTCTGTCCTCCGTCGTCACCGGCGCGTTCTTCGCGGCCTGCCTCTTCTTCACCCCGATCACCGCGATCGTCCCGGCCGAGGTGGCCTCCGCCGCCCTGGTCGTCATCGGCGCGATGATGATGCAGAACGCCAAGCACGTCGACTGGAGCGACCGCTCCGTCGCGATCCCGGTGTTCCTCACCGTGGTCCTGATGCCCTTCACGTACACCATCACCACGGGTGTCGCGGCCGGCGTCATCTCCTACACCGTCATCAAGACGGCGCAGGGCAAGGCACGCGAAGTGGGCGCCTTCATGTGGGGCCTGACCGCGATCTTCATCGTGTTCTTCGCGATCCATCCGCTCGAGAGCTGGCTGGGCGTCAACTGA